One part of the Corynebacterium sp. CNCTC7651 genome encodes these proteins:
- a CDS encoding response regulator transcription factor, with protein MLRIMLIDDHPVVRAGLRAVLDSFGDITVVAEASDGTADVPDEVDLVVSDIQMPGASGIDLTRRLAEAGGPPVLILTTYDTQADVVAAVEAGAMGYLLKDAPEEQLHDAVLRAARRERALSPQVANVLAERVMRPDEALSAREIELLQALQTGASNREIAQQLFISQATVKTHLIHIYAKLGVDNRTAAVEAARQRRII; from the coding sequence ATGCTGCGTATCATGCTCATCGACGATCACCCAGTCGTCCGCGCCGGCTTACGCGCCGTGCTCGACTCGTTCGGCGACATCACTGTGGTGGCTGAAGCCTCCGACGGCACCGCCGATGTGCCGGACGAGGTGGACCTTGTGGTCAGCGACATCCAGATGCCCGGCGCAAGCGGCATCGACCTGACGCGCCGGCTGGCAGAAGCCGGCGGCCCGCCGGTGCTCATCCTGACCACCTACGACACCCAGGCCGATGTCGTCGCCGCCGTCGAAGCGGGCGCCATGGGCTACCTGCTGAAAGATGCACCCGAGGAGCAGCTGCACGATGCGGTGCTCCGCGCAGCCCGCCGCGAGCGCGCACTCTCACCCCAAGTAGCCAACGTGCTGGCGGAGCGCGTCATGCGTCCGGACGAGGCTCTCTCCGCCCGCGAGATCGAGCTGTTGCAGGCCCTACAGACCGGCGCTTCCAACCGCGAAATCGCGCAGCAGCTTTTCATCTCCCAGGCGACGGTGAAGACGCACCTGATCCACATCTACGCCAAGCTCGGCGTGGATAACCGCACTGCGGCGGTGGAAGCCGCCCGCCAGCGCCGGATTATTTAA
- a CDS encoding sensor histidine kinase translates to MTTHRIMATLRVSVHVLVAVLLLVGLVGAQHWSTVAAAAAFAAAYLFGTVHQNRGYSYTQAQAALWLTVVILLWVVLAALSPSFVWLEFPLVMVACFVLPARWGIAVTAGLLAYTLSVTVPANGMGGLIGPTIGSIMAIGIVHAYQALRADAEHYRKVAADLEAAQRDLSAAEHAAGVAEERTRLSREVHDTMAQGLSSIVLLGRALDKELSLIDGAQPARETLSTIREVAADNLAEARRFVAGNAAGAGEPLTARIERLARAAEARQRALGSPLEVRVNAVDLPEPAASVAERVVRESLSNVVRHAGASLAVVTVDRLGDEATVDVFDNGRGITGPEGFGLKGLRARVEEIGGTLTVEGNVLAATLPLKED, encoded by the coding sequence ATGACCACACACCGCATCATGGCCACCCTGCGCGTGAGCGTGCACGTCCTCGTCGCTGTGCTGCTGCTCGTGGGGCTTGTCGGTGCGCAGCACTGGTCCACGGTTGCGGCGGCAGCCGCGTTCGCCGCCGCGTATCTCTTCGGCACCGTGCACCAGAACCGCGGGTATTCATACACGCAAGCGCAGGCGGCGCTGTGGTTAACTGTGGTGATTTTGCTGTGGGTGGTGCTGGCGGCGCTGTCTCCCAGCTTTGTGTGGTTGGAGTTTCCGCTGGTCATGGTCGCCTGTTTCGTGCTCCCCGCTAGGTGGGGGATTGCGGTCACCGCCGGGCTTCTGGCCTACACCTTGAGCGTGACCGTGCCTGCGAACGGCATGGGCGGATTGATTGGCCCCACGATTGGCTCCATCATGGCGATCGGCATTGTCCACGCCTACCAGGCGCTGCGGGCGGATGCGGAGCATTACCGCAAGGTTGCCGCGGATCTCGAGGCCGCTCAACGCGACCTGTCCGCCGCCGAGCACGCCGCCGGCGTGGCCGAGGAACGCACGCGCCTCTCCCGCGAGGTGCACGACACCATGGCGCAGGGACTGAGCTCCATCGTGCTCCTCGGCCGCGCGCTGGACAAGGAGCTTTCGCTTATCGACGGCGCACAGCCAGCCCGCGAGACCCTCAGTACCATCCGGGAAGTCGCAGCCGACAATCTTGCGGAGGCGCGCCGCTTCGTCGCCGGCAACGCCGCAGGTGCCGGGGAGCCGCTGACGGCACGGATCGAACGGCTCGCGCGCGCCGCCGAAGCCCGCCAGCGCGCGCTCGGTTCTCCGCTTGAGGTGCGCGTCAACGCCGTTGACCTGCCGGAACCCGCGGCCTCTGTGGCGGAGCGCGTGGTGCGCGAGAGCCTCAGCAACGTCGTGCGCCACGCCGGAGCGTCGCTTGCCGTGGTGACGGTGGATAGGCTGGGCGACGAAGCGACTGTCGATGTCTTCGACAACGGCCGCGGCATCACCGGCCCCGAGGGGTTCGGCCTGAAAGGCTTGCGCGCCCGCGTTGAAGAGATCGGCGGCACCCTCACCGTGGAGGGCAACGTACTGGCCGCCACCCTGCCGCTGAAGGAGGACTGA
- a CDS encoding ABC transporter permease, with protein MFVGIREIKKAKGRFGLIVGTVALITLLVVVLTGLTSGLGKQNTSALEALAPEAVVFDDPAEPSFTTSRVDAQPGMVPLGTGQTLMQGASGEEESVGILSLPAGTELPGGQVLADGAVASSSLGLSAGETIRLGGTETVVDAIADDLQYSHTPVVWVPTDIWQQAFHTDADGTVLLSDDPNAAGGVTLKESFQGLPAYASEQGSLMMIQGFLYAIAALVIIAFLSVWTMQRTRVLAILKAIGASNKYLLKDALGQSAILLAIGVTVGGLAALGIGMTMAGVAPFTLSAPVIAAPPAAVWVLGMAGALIATRSITKVNPQSALGGVA; from the coding sequence ATGTTCGTTGGTATTCGTGAAATCAAGAAGGCGAAGGGGCGCTTCGGGCTGATTGTGGGCACCGTCGCGCTGATCACCCTTCTGGTTGTTGTCCTGACCGGTCTCACGTCGGGACTTGGCAAGCAAAACACTTCCGCGCTGGAGGCGCTCGCACCCGAGGCTGTCGTGTTCGACGACCCGGCCGAGCCGTCCTTCACCACCTCCCGCGTCGACGCGCAGCCAGGCATGGTGCCGCTGGGCACCGGCCAGACGCTCATGCAGGGCGCAAGCGGCGAAGAAGAGTCCGTGGGCATCCTCAGCCTCCCGGCAGGCACCGAACTGCCCGGGGGCCAGGTGCTTGCCGACGGCGCCGTGGCCTCCAGCTCCCTCGGCTTAAGCGCCGGCGAAACCATCCGCCTCGGCGGCACCGAAACCGTCGTGGACGCAATCGCGGATGACCTGCAGTACTCTCATACCCCGGTGGTATGGGTGCCTACCGATATCTGGCAGCAGGCGTTCCACACTGATGCGGACGGCACCGTCCTCTTGTCCGACGACCCGAACGCCGCCGGCGGCGTCACTCTCAAGGAATCTTTCCAGGGTCTGCCGGCGTACGCGTCCGAGCAGGGGTCCCTGATGATGATCCAGGGCTTCCTCTACGCCATCGCGGCACTGGTCATCATCGCCTTCCTCAGCGTGTGGACGATGCAGCGCACCCGCGTCCTGGCCATCCTCAAGGCCATCGGCGCATCCAACAAGTACCTGCTCAAGGATGCCCTCGGCCAGTCCGCAATCCTGCTCGCCATCGGTGTGACCGTTGGCGGACTGGCAGCCCTTGGCATCGGCATGACCATGGCCGGCGTGGCACCGTTCACCCTCTCCGCCCCCGTCATCGCCGCTCCCCCGGCCGCAGTGTGGGTGCTCGGCATGGCCGGCGCACTCATTGCCACCCGCTCCATCACCAAAGTCAACCCGCAAAGCGCACTCGGAGGTGTCGCATAA
- a CDS encoding ABC transporter ATP-binding protein, translating to MLELNNVTVTFQDGQERRTVLDNLNFTAERGQLTFIVGESGSGKSTLLSVAAGLITPDSGTATLNGRVVNDQVRRDHMGMIFQQANLITALNVRDQLLVTDHLRGVKPRKDRAEELLAAVGLEGLGDRDMKALSGGQRQRVGIARALMGSPELVLADEPTAALDASRSREIVDLLRKLVEEHDVACGFVTHDRSLIAEHDRVFEMGEHAPVPALV from the coding sequence ATGCTTGAACTCAACAACGTCACCGTGACCTTCCAAGACGGCCAGGAGCGCCGCACCGTACTGGACAACCTCAACTTCACCGCCGAGCGCGGCCAGCTGACCTTCATCGTCGGCGAGTCTGGCTCCGGCAAGTCCACCCTCCTCTCCGTCGCCGCAGGTCTAATCACCCCGGACTCCGGCACCGCTACGCTGAACGGCCGCGTGGTCAACGACCAGGTCCGCCGCGACCACATGGGCATGATCTTCCAGCAGGCCAACCTCATCACCGCCCTCAACGTTCGCGACCAGCTGCTGGTCACCGACCACTTGCGAGGCGTGAAGCCACGCAAGGACAGGGCTGAAGAGCTGCTCGCCGCCGTGGGCCTCGAGGGCCTGGGCGACCGCGACATGAAAGCGCTTTCCGGCGGCCAGCGTCAGCGCGTGGGCATCGCCCGCGCCCTCATGGGCTCCCCGGAGCTTGTGCTTGCCGACGAACCCACCGCTGCCCTCGATGCTTCCCGCTCCCGCGAGATCGTCGACCTCCTGCGCAAGCTGGTGGAAGAGCACGACGTGGCCTGCGGCTTTGTCACCCACGATCGCTCCCTCATCGCCGAGCACGACCGCGTCTTCGAGATGGGCGAGCACGCACCCGTCCCCGCCCTGGTTTAG
- a CDS encoding class I SAM-dependent methyltransferase: MLAVDQLIVDVAGLHPGDGAGAGAAAPGTIVVTEDPSGDLVRAALATGADVVFCDADYTRCRHAAALGARIVGDTRLDAALAGESGTALAIGRAPKSLARLEYVAAAIAGAGYAEAQVVLGGNNKHLARSMNEVLGEAFEEVSASRGRGKFRCLVASGPKQVSYQPRRANGLVAVGGVFSGAKPDRGGELLRSALPDSGLGRFLDLGCGNGSVSRGLAGAADSVSATDSDADAVLSARAIGLDATWDDAGSRYPAGSFDTIALNPPFHDGTAVDATLVQHLLDAAKRLLAPGGQLYLVHNSHLRYRGEVERRFATVEQVSRDATFTVLRAG; encoded by the coding sequence ATGCTCGCGGTTGATCAGCTGATTGTGGACGTGGCCGGGCTGCACCCCGGGGACGGCGCGGGCGCGGGTGCAGCAGCTCCAGGCACCATTGTGGTGACGGAGGATCCGTCGGGCGATCTTGTGCGCGCAGCACTAGCCACTGGCGCGGATGTGGTGTTCTGCGATGCGGACTACACACGGTGCCGGCATGCCGCGGCGCTCGGCGCGCGCATCGTTGGGGATACCCGTTTGGACGCGGCGCTGGCAGGAGAGAGTGGAACCGCGCTCGCCATCGGGAGGGCACCGAAATCCCTCGCGCGCCTGGAATACGTGGCGGCAGCGATCGCGGGGGCGGGATATGCAGAGGCGCAGGTAGTCCTCGGCGGCAACAACAAGCACCTGGCACGCTCGATGAATGAGGTCTTGGGCGAGGCGTTCGAGGAAGTTTCCGCGTCCCGCGGCCGGGGGAAGTTCCGCTGCCTGGTTGCCTCTGGGCCAAAACAGGTGAGTTACCAACCGCGCCGGGCCAACGGCCTAGTGGCTGTGGGCGGCGTGTTTTCCGGGGCGAAGCCGGACCGCGGCGGCGAACTGCTGCGCTCAGCGCTGCCGGATAGTGGTTTGGGCAGGTTTCTCGATCTCGGCTGCGGCAACGGCAGCGTTTCGCGTGGTCTTGCAGGGGCCGCGGACTCGGTGAGCGCCACAGACTCGGACGCGGACGCTGTGCTCTCCGCGAGGGCCATTGGGCTGGACGCGACGTGGGACGACGCCGGGTCGCGCTACCCCGCAGGAAGTTTCGACACGATAGCGCTCAATCCGCCGTTCCACGACGGAACAGCGGTGGATGCGACGCTGGTGCAACACCTGCTGGATGCCGCGAAGCGGTTGCTTGCCCCCGGCGGGCAGCTGTACCTGGTGCACAATTCGCACTTGCGCTACCGCGGTGAGGTGGAGCGGCGCTTTGCGACGGTTGAACAAGTCAGCCGCGATGCCACCTTTACCGTGCTGCGAGCTGGCTAG
- the cobA gene encoding uroporphyrinogen-III C-methyltransferase encodes MQTVSASETGHVTLVGGGPGEWDLLTIRGLRALEAADVILTDHLGPADQLAQFVDLDGKVIIDVAKLPYGKQVAQERINELLVQHALAGKRVARLKGGDPHVFGRGFEEYVACAAAGVPCTVVPGVTSAISVPSAVGVPVTQRGVNHCFTVVSGHLPPGHAKSLVDWAALGRLGGTIIVVMGVKNVGAITRTLIDEGLDPTTPATAIQDGETAKQRAVAGTVATLADEMERAGITNPAVYVIGEVAAHARG; translated from the coding sequence ATGCAGACAGTCAGCGCTTCAGAAACCGGGCACGTCACGCTGGTTGGCGGCGGTCCCGGAGAATGGGATCTGCTGACCATCCGGGGGCTGCGCGCGCTGGAGGCGGCGGACGTAATCCTGACGGACCACCTGGGACCCGCGGACCAGCTCGCCCAGTTCGTGGATCTGGACGGCAAGGTGATCATCGACGTTGCCAAACTGCCGTACGGCAAACAGGTGGCGCAGGAGCGCATCAATGAGCTTCTGGTGCAGCATGCGCTGGCTGGCAAGCGCGTTGCGCGGCTCAAAGGCGGGGACCCGCACGTCTTCGGCCGCGGATTTGAGGAGTACGTTGCCTGCGCCGCTGCCGGCGTGCCCTGCACCGTCGTCCCCGGTGTCACCAGCGCAATCTCGGTGCCGTCCGCGGTAGGGGTGCCGGTGACGCAGCGCGGCGTCAACCACTGCTTCACCGTGGTCTCCGGCCACCTCCCGCCCGGGCACGCCAAATCCCTGGTGGACTGGGCCGCGCTCGGCCGCCTCGGCGGCACCATCATCGTGGTGATGGGGGTGAAAAACGTGGGCGCCATCACGCGCACGCTTATCGACGAAGGCTTGGACCCAACCACCCCCGCCACAGCAATCCAGGACGGGGAGACCGCCAAGCAGCGGGCAGTGGCCGGCACGGTTGCCACCCTGGCGGACGAGATGGAACGCGCCGGCATCACCAACCCGGCCGTCTACGTGATCGGGGAGGTGGCTGCGCATGCTCGCGGTTGA
- a CDS encoding protein adenylyltransferase SelO family protein has protein sequence MPQPNLSHSFAEQLPDMVRAVDGTDFPAAELVVLNEPLARELGLDPAWLRSADGVQWLAGAGGGHATAYAGHQFGQFVPLLGDGRALLLGDIEGREIQLKGSGPTPFSRPGSDGFGAVGPMLREYLVSEFMHAVGIPTTRSLAVLTTGENVIRQQGQVPGGIVVRVARSHLRVGSVQYAATQSGELVEAVVAAAGFQDAGLLLADVMNRQMELVARWMRIGFVHGVMNTDNTALSGETIDYGPCAFTERFVGNAVFSSIDRQGRYAFGNQPTIIAWNLARLAEALLPVMDMAKAQAIVGNAQDVWDAHWARWVGPHADGLAAAEDIATYNREHGIDGQPGPIFVPRNGMLERAIVAAEQQGDTAPYFELLAAVTDPFNPEAGPEWMKAPEGAFDFITFCGT, from the coding sequence ATGCCGCAGCCCAACCTGAGTCACTCCTTCGCCGAACAGCTCCCGGACATGGTCCGCGCCGTCGATGGCACGGACTTCCCCGCCGCCGAACTGGTGGTGCTTAATGAGCCGCTGGCGCGGGAACTGGGGCTCGACCCCGCCTGGCTGCGTTCCGCAGATGGCGTGCAGTGGCTCGCCGGGGCGGGCGGCGGCCACGCCACAGCGTATGCCGGCCATCAGTTCGGCCAGTTCGTGCCGCTGCTGGGCGATGGCCGTGCGCTCCTCCTCGGCGACATCGAAGGCCGCGAGATCCAGCTGAAAGGCTCCGGCCCCACGCCGTTCTCCCGCCCCGGCTCGGACGGATTCGGCGCGGTTGGGCCGATGCTGCGCGAATACTTGGTCTCCGAATTCATGCACGCGGTAGGCATTCCCACCACGCGCTCGCTGGCGGTGCTGACAACCGGCGAGAATGTCATTCGCCAGCAGGGCCAGGTCCCAGGCGGCATTGTGGTGCGCGTTGCAAGGTCCCACCTGCGCGTCGGTTCCGTGCAGTACGCTGCGACGCAATCTGGCGAGTTGGTGGAGGCCGTAGTCGCCGCCGCCGGTTTCCAGGACGCAGGGCTCTTGCTTGCCGACGTCATGAACCGCCAAATGGAACTCGTTGCGCGGTGGATGCGGATCGGCTTTGTGCACGGTGTGATGAATACGGACAACACTGCGCTATCCGGCGAGACCATTGATTACGGCCCGTGCGCGTTCACGGAGCGGTTTGTGGGCAACGCCGTATTCTCCTCTATCGATAGGCAGGGCCGCTACGCGTTCGGCAACCAGCCGACCATCATCGCCTGGAACTTGGCGCGGCTGGCGGAGGCGCTGCTGCCGGTCATGGACATGGCGAAGGCCCAAGCGATTGTCGGCAATGCGCAGGACGTGTGGGACGCGCACTGGGCGCGCTGGGTGGGGCCGCACGCCGACGGGCTGGCCGCGGCAGAAGACATTGCGACCTACAACCGCGAACACGGCATCGACGGGCAGCCCGGGCCGATCTTCGTGCCCCGCAACGGGATGCTGGAGCGGGCGATTGTTGCAGCGGAGCAGCAGGGGGACACCGCGCCGTATTTCGAGCTCCTCGCGGCGGTGACCGACCCGTTCAACCCCGAAGCAGGCCCGGAATGGATGAAGGCGCCCGAAGGCGCCTTTGATTTCATCACGTTCTGCGGAACGTAG
- the mqo gene encoding malate dehydrogenase (quinone) — translation MANKRDHYDNEFDVLLVGAGIMSATLGAMLQALEPGWSQIIYERLDGPAEESSYPFNNAGTGHSALCELNYTPEKNGRVDVSKAMAINEKFQLSRQFWSHSMENGVLTDPRAFINQVPHVSFAQGEDQIDYLRRRYDALASNHMFPNMQFTDDSEQFSRMLPLMGQGRDFDEEPVAISWTDAGTDINYGALTKQFLDSAKQNGTSIRYGHEVTNIKREGNFWKVSVKNVRTGEKKVTRARFVFVGAGGYALDLLRKAGVPELRGYAGFPISGMWLRTTNQELVAQHQAKVYGKAKVGAPPMSVPHLDLRVVDGEQSLLFGPYGGWTPKFMKEGSYLDLFKSIRPDNIPSYLGVAATNFDLVKYLVEEVFRDFDGKMDVLREYYPMADPSDWTEVVAGQRVQVIKPTAAPRFGSLEFGTALVNDQNGTIAGILGASPGASITPAAMLELLERCFGERMIEWAPKLGEMFPTYGKSLKRDKRAYEEQWRWTQKTLQLDEDHHLDDYIGAHD, via the coding sequence ATGGCCAACAAGCGGGATCACTACGACAACGAGTTTGACGTACTCCTTGTCGGTGCAGGCATTATGAGTGCAACCCTGGGCGCGATGCTTCAGGCGCTCGAGCCGGGGTGGAGCCAGATCATCTACGAACGCCTTGATGGCCCGGCGGAGGAATCCTCTTACCCCTTCAACAACGCGGGTACCGGCCACTCCGCACTGTGTGAGCTGAACTACACCCCGGAGAAGAACGGCCGCGTCGACGTTTCCAAGGCGATGGCGATCAACGAGAAGTTCCAGCTATCTCGCCAATTCTGGTCGCACAGCATGGAAAACGGTGTGCTGACTGATCCGCGCGCTTTTATTAACCAGGTGCCGCACGTCTCCTTTGCGCAGGGCGAGGACCAGATCGATTACCTCCGCCGCCGCTACGATGCCCTGGCGTCGAACCACATGTTCCCCAACATGCAGTTCACCGATGACAGTGAGCAGTTCTCTCGCATGCTTCCGCTGATGGGTCAGGGCCGCGACTTCGACGAGGAGCCGGTGGCAATCTCCTGGACCGACGCGGGTACGGACATCAACTACGGCGCACTGACCAAGCAGTTCCTGGATTCCGCTAAGCAGAACGGCACTTCCATCCGTTACGGCCACGAGGTGACCAACATCAAGCGCGAAGGCAACTTCTGGAAGGTGTCGGTCAAGAACGTCCGCACCGGCGAGAAGAAGGTCACCCGCGCCCGCTTCGTTTTCGTGGGCGCCGGCGGTTACGCGCTTGACCTGCTGCGTAAGGCGGGTGTTCCGGAGCTGCGCGGCTACGCCGGGTTCCCGATCTCCGGCATGTGGCTGCGCACCACGAACCAGGAGCTTGTGGCCCAGCACCAGGCGAAGGTGTACGGCAAAGCCAAGGTCGGTGCCCCGCCGATGTCCGTGCCGCACCTTGACCTGCGCGTGGTGGACGGGGAGCAGTCCCTGCTCTTCGGCCCGTACGGTGGCTGGACGCCGAAGTTCATGAAGGAAGGCTCCTACCTGGACCTGTTCAAGTCCATCCGCCCGGACAACATCCCGTCCTACCTCGGCGTTGCCGCCACCAACTTCGACTTGGTCAAGTACCTGGTGGAGGAGGTCTTCCGCGACTTTGACGGCAAGATGGATGTGCTGCGCGAGTACTACCCGATGGCAGATCCGAGCGACTGGACCGAGGTTGTCGCCGGCCAGCGCGTGCAGGTGATCAAGCCGACCGCGGCCCCGCGCTTCGGTTCCCTCGAGTTCGGTACCGCCCTGGTCAACGACCAGAACGGCACCATCGCCGGTATCCTGGGCGCTTCCCCGGGTGCATCCATCACCCCGGCTGCCATGCTGGAGCTGCTGGAGCGCTGCTTCGGCGAGCGCATGATTGAGTGGGCCCCGAAGCTCGGCGAGATGTTCCCGACCTACGGCAAGTCCCTCAAGCGCGACAAGCGCGCGTACGAGGAGCAGTGGCGCTGGACCCAGAAGACGCTGCAGCTGGATGAGGACCACCACTTGGACGACTACATCGGTGCGCACGACTAA
- a CDS encoding alpha/beta fold hydrolase — protein sequence MQWEQDILGPGYDAAVLDMGKDPDTGGNVRAVLVRATEGNTQAVDGKPALLWVHGMSDYFFQSHVADYFTEQGYPFYGLDLRRCGRARKAGQRWHYTRNMANYFPELTAALEILAEKHGSVVVMAHSTGGLIVPLWADDLRRNHPKKHAKLRGIVLNSPWLDLQYPRPVVALARPVINVVGKFLPLLPLPDGGLGAYGVSIHESEHGEWKFDTDKKPIEGHRKYLGWIRAVVKAQQEIHSGDVDAGVPILTLVSAHSYLGEDYSPAADTADTVLDVEQIRNWAPEVAEDVEVKTIEGARHDVFLSEAFAREVAFKATSEWLDALPARDNNDL from the coding sequence ATGCAATGGGAGCAAGACATTCTCGGACCTGGTTATGATGCCGCTGTCCTAGACATGGGCAAAGACCCAGACACCGGTGGCAACGTTCGCGCCGTGCTGGTGCGTGCGACGGAAGGCAACACGCAGGCAGTAGATGGAAAGCCGGCATTGCTGTGGGTGCACGGAATGTCGGACTATTTCTTCCAGTCCCACGTGGCGGATTACTTCACGGAGCAGGGTTATCCGTTCTACGGACTAGACCTCCGCCGCTGCGGCCGCGCACGCAAGGCGGGCCAGCGCTGGCACTACACCCGGAATATGGCGAACTATTTCCCCGAGCTGACCGCGGCGCTGGAGATCCTGGCGGAGAAGCACGGCTCTGTAGTCGTCATGGCGCATTCGACGGGCGGCCTCATCGTTCCCTTGTGGGCGGACGATCTTCGCCGCAACCACCCAAAGAAGCACGCCAAGCTGCGGGGCATCGTCCTGAACAGCCCGTGGCTCGATCTGCAATACCCGCGCCCTGTTGTCGCGCTTGCACGCCCCGTGATCAACGTTGTGGGTAAGTTCCTCCCGCTGCTTCCCCTGCCGGATGGCGGGTTGGGTGCCTACGGTGTCTCCATCCACGAGAGCGAACACGGCGAATGGAAGTTTGACACAGACAAGAAGCCGATCGAGGGCCACCGCAAGTACCTCGGGTGGATCCGCGCAGTTGTTAAGGCGCAACAGGAGATCCACAGCGGAGACGTGGACGCAGGAGTACCGATCCTGACGTTGGTTTCCGCGCACTCCTACCTCGGCGAGGACTACTCCCCCGCAGCTGACACAGCGGACACGGTGCTTGACGTAGAGCAGATCCGCAATTGGGCTCCAGAAGTAGCGGAAGACGTAGAGGTGAAGACCATCGAGGGTGCCCGCCACGATGTCTTCCTCTCCGAGGCATTCGCCCGTGAGGTGGCGTTCAAGGCCACCAGCGAATGGCTCGATGCGCTGCCGGCACGCGACAACAACGATCTCTAA
- the mtr gene encoding mycothione reductase: MANEAHYDLIIIGTGSGNTILTPEFDDKKVAIVEHGAFGGTCLNVGCIPTKMYVLAADAAYAPRESQRLGVDLEFKGADWPAIVDRVFTNRIDVIAEGGESYRRSEACPNVDVYDGTATFVGEKRIRTAAGDQPFEITADQILLAAGSRPRIPEWAEGVPFHTNEDIMRLPQQPKSLTIVGGGFIAMEFAHVFEALGTDVTVISRSPFLRSLDSTIGEQFNTIAQQRFNTKLGRTVVDATGDSTQVTLTLDDGSSVTSEALLIATGRIPNGDVLEAPTGGVELDERGRVCVDEYGRTTADGVWALGDISSPYQLKHVANAEARAVTQNILDTFAGKEPMRIMPHEHVPWAVFTHPQIATVGLTEEQAVEGGFDVTVKVQNYGDVAYGWALEDTTGVCKLVADRATGRLLGAHYMGPQASTLIQQMITVMAFDLDLREFPRKQYWIHPALPEVTENAILGLDLEFAEN; encoded by the coding sequence ATGGCTAACGAGGCGCACTACGACCTCATCATCATCGGCACCGGTTCCGGCAACACTATTCTCACGCCGGAGTTCGACGACAAGAAGGTGGCCATCGTCGAGCACGGAGCGTTCGGCGGCACCTGCCTAAACGTGGGCTGCATCCCCACCAAGATGTATGTGCTGGCGGCGGACGCAGCGTACGCTCCACGCGAGTCACAGCGGCTCGGCGTCGACTTGGAATTTAAGGGCGCGGATTGGCCCGCAATTGTGGACCGGGTCTTCACCAACCGCATCGATGTCATCGCTGAGGGTGGCGAAAGCTACCGCCGAAGCGAGGCGTGCCCCAACGTTGACGTATACGACGGGACAGCGACGTTCGTGGGCGAAAAACGCATCCGCACCGCCGCAGGTGACCAGCCCTTCGAAATCACGGCAGATCAGATCTTGTTGGCGGCAGGGTCCCGCCCTCGCATTCCGGAGTGGGCGGAGGGCGTGCCGTTCCACACCAACGAGGACATCATGCGGCTGCCCCAGCAGCCAAAATCCCTCACCATCGTTGGCGGCGGCTTCATCGCGATGGAGTTCGCGCACGTCTTCGAGGCGCTCGGCACGGATGTCACGGTCATCAGCCGCTCGCCGTTCCTCCGCTCGCTGGATTCCACCATCGGCGAGCAGTTCAACACCATCGCGCAGCAACGCTTCAACACCAAGCTCGGGCGCACCGTGGTGGATGCCACCGGCGACAGCACCCAGGTCACGCTTACGCTTGACGACGGTTCTTCGGTGACCTCCGAGGCACTCCTCATTGCCACCGGACGCATCCCGAACGGCGATGTCCTGGAAGCGCCGACCGGTGGCGTCGAACTGGATGAGCGGGGCCGCGTGTGCGTCGACGAGTACGGCCGCACTACGGCAGATGGTGTGTGGGCGCTAGGCGACATCTCCTCGCCGTACCAGCTGAAGCACGTGGCCAATGCGGAAGCCCGCGCGGTGACCCAGAACATTCTGGACACCTTCGCCGGCAAGGAGCCGATGCGAATCATGCCGCACGAGCACGTTCCGTGGGCCGTGTTCACCCACCCGCAGATTGCCACCGTGGGCCTGACGGAAGAGCAGGCGGTGGAAGGCGGCTTCGATGTCACCGTGAAGGTGCAGAACTACGGCGATGTTGCATACGGCTGGGCGTTGGAGGACACCACCGGCGTATGCAAACTTGTTGCAGATCGCGCGACCGGCCGGCTGCTCGGCGCCCACTATATGGGCCCGCAGGCCTCTACCCTGATCCAGCAAATGATCACGGTAATGGCCTTTGACCTCGACCTCCGCGAGTTCCCGCGCAAGCAGTACTGGATCCACCCCGCCCTGCCGGAAGTTACAGAGAACGCGATTCTGGGCTTGGACCTCGAGTTCGCAGAAAATTAG